TACATTATTTTTgaagaaaaatgaagaataaaTCATATAAGATGGGTTTTAGGGGGAAGCTTTCTCATCTCTTCTGATCACTGAGCAACCAGCGTCTCATGAAGAAATAGAGAAGACGGCTCTTCCAAGGATCATTTTATAAGTGACTTCGATAAATCTTCGTCGATGATATTTCCTTTGATGAGTTTTTTTGAATTCGGCTTTATGGCCATCATGGCAGACAAGAAACCTGAGACCAATGTTGATCTGCGAAAGATCGCACAGCCAGGAGCTATCAATGGTGCGGTGGTTTGGCCAAGCAGTCGTATAAAACCTTTGCATCTCTTTGCATCGTCTCCATAAAGTTTTCCATCTTTTCCGGATCTTCATATGGCCTCCAAGTATATCTTTCAGCCACAACTTTGTCGCATTGGAGCTTTTGAACTGCAACTTCATTTTAACCACGACTCCAAAGTTGCCGCCGCCCGCTCCGCAAAGCGCCCAAAAGAGCATATCTTTCTTGGGGTCACCATTGCCACAGTCCTTAACAGTGACTTTTTCTCCATCCGCGATAACAATTGTAATCTCCTTGAGAGTATCGCAACCCATGCCGAAACTTCTAGTAAACGTGCTAATGCCACCTCCCAAAATGAAGCCGCTCACGCCCACAGCGGGACATCGCCCACCGTTAATAACATGATGGTTAAGCTTCTCATTAACAAATTCCTTTTATGTATCTAGATACCTGTTCTATAAGTGTTCGTACTTCGTGTGCCTATATATCGCTGCTGCGATGTGGGGTGAATTTGCACTACAAGGTTCAAATTTTATGCTCCTATCAATTGAACGACTTCATTGAAAAGCTcaaattttctcttcttgaaataacttaagaacaACTTTCATGATAATATCTCATTTATGACAAACTTTATTCTTTCAGAGTACCCAAGAGCCAAAGAATTAGCAGTCTTCACTCTTTTACATACTTGGTAGGTAGATGTCTTTACGCAGTCAATAAGGCCTtgagataataaaatatcaCAACTGCAGCTGAGCCAAGTTGgatgctcagcagcagagctacAAATATTCTCAGTGATGCAATAAAAATATGATTGTTCCGATAATTATACAGCTATCAAAATGTATGGTAAAGCATTTTGGATTTTGGCCTATTAATGGATGGCACCTATGAAGCTTCGAGGAGCGGGTACGTACCGCCAAGCTAGTCCTGGTTTAGGCCTCAGGCACCACATCCCAGATCGTACCAGTCCAAAATCTTTCAAGATCCAGTTCACCAAAATTGCCCGCGTTGCGACAAACGGCCCAATTATACCACGATGCCTCCCCGGATACCGTTTCTCAGCACAGCTTCGTGCTGTCGAGTCGCCGTCAACACTCCCGCCACCTCATTGACAGCCTGTCTTGCCAGGCTCACCCTCCAGCAAACCCAGACCCGTAATGCTTCGATCCTAGGCAGCCTGGCCAACAATGCCGGCGCTGTCAAAAACAGAAAACGAGTTGGTCGCGGTCCCTCGTCAGGCCACGGAAAGACCTCCGGAAGAGGTCACAAGGGTCAGAGACAGCACGGAAAGGTCAAGCCCTGGTTCCAGGGTGGTCAGACGCCTCTGATTGTGAAGCACGGCAGGAAGGGTTTCGACAACTTGTGAGCGCATCTGGAGGCGGGGCATTGACTTTTTGCGCCCCGCCAAATCCTCAAGATACAGAGTGATACTGACCTTTGATTAGCCGAGCACCCAAGATCTCAGAGGTGAACCTGGACCAGATCCAGAACTGGATCGACCAAGGCCGACTCGACCCCACAAAGCAAATCACCCCGAAGGAGCTGATCGAAAGCAAGCTGATCGGCAGCGTCAAAGACGGTGTCAAGATTCTCTCCCGCGGCAGCGAGGCCCTCAAACAGCCCATCAACGTCATGGTATCAAGAGTCTCGGCAGGCGCAATTGCCGCCATCGAGGCCACAGGAGGCAAGGTTCTCACCAGATACTACACAAAACTGGCCATCCAGCGGCTGCTTACTGGCGAGTCCGTCAACACCGACCGACCCCTACCTGTTGGCCCTGAGCATGTGGAGTCAATCTTGGCGGAGGCGAGAAAAGGCCCATTCCGATACAGATTACCGGATCCTACGAGCCGTGCCGATATCGAGTACTACCGAGATCCTGCACACAGGGGATACCTAAGCCACCAGGTTGCTCCAGGCCAGTCACCCAGTTTGTACTTCAAGGTGCCTGGCGTACATAAGGTGAAGAGTGTggtgaagaaggacaagaagaagacggaagAGACATTGTGGTAGGGTGGGTGTATTGTGTTATGAATGATGGCTGTATTTTGATCTTGCGGCTCATAGATCGAGCGATGGACTTTGGGGGTAAAAGGCTACCTGTTTCAATGATAGAGGATGATGCAGAACAAAGGGCAAAGTGTataatatatgtatatgtaaaAACGGGCATAAATGTTGTGCATGCATCAGCCGCGTCATTGCCATACATGGGTACGGTAAGCGAAGTGCTGTCAGAGAATGACGCTGCTTCTGAGTACCTAGTAAGTGTGTTGAGCATGCAAAAGGCATTCAGAATATCTTGCACCTTTCACCGTTTTCATAAGAAACAGAGCATCTTGATGCATAGGATTCGTGCTGTACTGTATTGCACTTCATTCCTAGATATGGTCAACGCTGTTCCATCGCGTATCTGCCCTGCAGATGCGACGGGGCCATGCACCAACGGCTATCTATACAATGCACCTACTACACTCGGCGTCTCACACCGTATGTCTGCGGGTTGGAGATggatttttctcttctcccttttaaTTACAGTTTTTATAATCTCGTTgattcttttcttgtctccCGCTCTCTCattatcttcatcatcattgtcaTTATTAATTGCTACGTCAGCTGGCATTGTGTGTTCCTCCCTTGGACCCATCTCGCCGTcctccagccagccagcaggGCGCTACAGCGGCGCCATTACGCAGTCGCGAGCTAAGGGAAGACGCAACGCAACACTAGGCCAGCCCGGCTAACCAACCTTGCTTCATCATTAATACTGCGACAACCAACCTCGCCTCTCTCCGACGCTCGCAACCCCGCGGCCGCAACAAACCCTCGCTTCTCTTGCTGTCTGGCTTCTcgttcttcttcccttcccgCCTGTCCAAAGAGAAATACCGCGAGCTTCGTAATTCATCCTCGGCCCCGGCCATCGCAGCATGTCGCTCTTTGGAGACGAGCCCACCGACAATGGCCCAGCCCTGGGCTCGCCGCCGAGCCATCGAGGCGGTCTTTTCGATGACGAACCGGCGTCTGGCCGCAATTCCTCCAGCCTCTTCGACGACAACAGCGGCGCCTCTTCGCCCTGGGACATGCCCACGCCGCGGAAGCAACGCAGCCGGTCTGAGATGATCCGCAACCTGCTGCCGGCGTCGGACGTGCCCGAGAGCTACATCGGGGCATTTGATGCCGTGGTGGGCGAGGATGGCCGAGATGGCCAGGTCACAGCTGCTGGCATCGCCAAGCTGTTCGCCGTGGCTCGGCTGGATGCCGATGCCCAGGCGCGCATCATGGCGCTGGTGGCTCCCGGCCAAGGGTCCGACGTTTTATTGTCGCGCAACGAGTTCAACGTGGTTCTCGCGCTGATTGGCCTGGCGCAAGAGGGCGACATCATCAGCCTCGACGGAGTTGATGAACGACGAAGAAGTGAGTTGAAAGCACCCTTATACACGGCTtttgtttgctcttttcCGTCCCATATTCGTCGTGAATATGCGTCACTCTATACTGGGGCATTACTTCATGGAGACCTTTTCAATATCAAGCAAGTTGCCTCGGCTCTCGAGCCGTATCGTCAACTGCGATTTAGTCGCGCCTCACGTCAAAACCAATCAGAGACCGATTGGTGGTCGCCACCTGATCTGATGTATCCTCCAACAACTAATCTCCACTAACAcggcctctcttttcttctctctttccataCTGGGCAGCCAGCTAACGTTTCGTCCTCTTAATCAGACATACCTCAGCCCAACTTACCAGGACTAACCGCCGAAGTTGTCATGCCTCCTATTACGGAACTTGCGGCGAAACCACCACAGGTCCCTTCCAAACATGAGACAGAGCCCGAGCCATATAAGCCCGAGCCTCAACCCCAGCCTCAGCCACAACATCTCCCGGAACCACAACCCGAGCCCGAGCTTCCGCCGCCCCCTTCAAACGTCCTAGCCAGACCAGCCATGGTTGACCCCGAAGACGATCCGTGGAACACGCCAGACTTGCACAAGGGCCACTCCCATTCCCGCTCACATGGATCAGAGAATCACGCCCCTGCGGTCAATGGAAACAATCACGATTTCAACCAGAATGCGCCTCCATCGTTCGAGTCACGTCCTACAAACCATTACAGTGCCCCGCCGCCCGAGTCAACTCGCCCGCCCAACCGCCCCAGGCAAGTCTCGAGCAGCTCTTTGTCCGGCCCAGGCGGCTGGGGAGGTGGCTTCTACAGCAGTTCACCTTCTGGTGGTGGCTTTAATGATATGCCTCCTCAGGTTCAGAACCCACCGATGCCCACTATGCAGAACCTATTTGGAGCAGACGGCGCTGGTGCAGTGTCTGGGGGTCCGCAGGCGCCGCCCCGAAGCTTGGGCGGCCGCGTAGGAAACAGCGCGGAGGAAAACGTCGTCGTAACGCTCATGCCTGGAAAGGAGGGTATCTTCATGTTTCAGCATCACAACTACGAGGTTACGAGCCAGCGCCGAGGGAGCAAAGTCGTTCGCCGGTACAGCGACTTTGTCTGGCTGTTGGATTGCTTGCACAAGAGATATCCGTTCAGgatgctgccactgctgccgCCCAAGCGTGTAGCTGTCAATGGCAATCATCTGTCCAACGACGGCGCCTTTATCGAAAAACGACGACGAGGTCTGGCTAGGTTCCTAAACGCCCTCGTACGGCATCCGGTGCTTAGCCAAGAGCAGCTAGTCGTCATGTTTTTGACAGTTCCTACAGTAAGCCTCCCAATTTTTATCCTGAGTAGTAAGGAAGGAAAGGTGGTGTAGTAATAGATTTGCTAACCAAATACAGGAACTCGCCGTTTGGAGAAAGCAAGCAACTATTTCTGTCCAAGACGAATTCACCGATCGGGCGCTGCCCCCTGG
The Trichoderma asperellum chromosome 7, complete sequence DNA segment above includes these coding regions:
- a CDS encoding uncharacterized protein (EggNog:ENOG41~TransMembrane:1 (o33-50i)) codes for the protein MGCDTLKEITIVIADGEKVTVKDCGNGDPKKDMLFWALCGAGGGNFGVVVKMKLQFKSSNATKLWLKDILGGHMKIRKRWKTLWRRCKEMQRFYTTAWPNHRTIDSSWLCDLSQINIGLRFLVCHDGHKAEFKKTHQRKYHRRRFIEVTYKMILGRAVFSISS